From Streptomyces sp. NBC_01754, a single genomic window includes:
- a CDS encoding helix-turn-helix transcriptional regulator, with protein MPKTSARLLALLSLLQARRDWPGALLAERLDVSPRTVRRDVGRLRELGYPVVAFKGPDGGYRLEAGTVPPPLLFDDEQAVALTLALQVVTTTGAGVEEAAARALTTVRQVMPARLRHRVDSLRVTAVTPAATGRGPGVDGGTLTALSAAVHAHEVLRFDYAPATVPGTGTGAPPRRAEPHHLVTRAGRWYLVAWDLDREDWRTFRADRITPRVPTGPRFVPREVPGGDVAGFVAGRFRGADAPGGRPCQGEVVLRTAAATVAPYVRDGLVEELGPDRCRLVLGSWSWPALAADLGRFDADFEIVGPDELRSAFARLARRYADAAGPDGGN; from the coding sequence ATGCCGAAGACCTCCGCCCGCCTGCTCGCGCTGCTGTCCCTGCTCCAGGCGCGCCGGGACTGGCCCGGGGCGCTGCTGGCCGAACGGCTGGACGTCAGCCCGCGCACCGTACGCCGGGACGTCGGCCGGCTGCGCGAACTGGGGTACCCCGTCGTGGCCTTCAAGGGCCCCGACGGCGGGTACCGGCTGGAGGCCGGTACGGTGCCGCCCCCGCTGCTGTTCGACGACGAACAGGCCGTCGCGCTCACCCTCGCGCTCCAGGTCGTCACGACCACCGGCGCCGGGGTCGAGGAGGCCGCGGCCCGAGCGCTGACCACCGTCCGGCAGGTCATGCCCGCCCGGCTGCGCCACCGGGTCGACTCCCTCCGCGTCACGGCCGTCACCCCGGCCGCGACCGGCCGGGGCCCGGGCGTGGACGGCGGGACGCTCACCGCGCTCAGCGCCGCCGTCCACGCCCACGAGGTGCTGCGCTTCGACTACGCCCCCGCCACGGTCCCCGGCACCGGCACGGGCGCCCCGCCCCGGCGGGCGGAGCCCCACCACCTCGTCACCCGCGCCGGGCGCTGGTACCTGGTCGCCTGGGACCTCGACCGCGAGGACTGGCGCACCTTCCGTGCCGACCGGATCACCCCGCGCGTCCCCACCGGCCCCCGCTTCGTCCCGCGTGAGGTGCCGGGCGGAGACGTCGCCGGCTTCGTGGCCGGCCGGTTCCGGGGGGCGGACGCCCCCGGCGGCCGGCCCTGCCAGGGCGAGGTGGTCCTCCGCACCGCCGCCGCCACGGTCGCCCCCTACGTCCGGGACGGGCTCGTCGAGGAACTCGGCCCCGACCGCTGCCGCCTCGTCCTGGGGTCCTGGTCCTGGCCCGCCCTGGCCGCCGACCTCGGCAGGTTCGACGCCGACTTCGAGATCGTCGGACCGGACGAACTACGGTCCGCCTTCGCCCGGTTGGCCCGGCGCTACGCCGACGCGGCCGGCCCGGACGGTGGGAACTGA
- the hemB gene encoding porphobilinogen synthase, producing MTVYGNFPGSRPRRLRTTPVMRRMVAETRLDPANLILPAFVREGIDAPVAISAMPGVYQHTLDTLRKAAAEAVAAGVSGIMLFGVPLDEKKDARGTVGTDPDGILQAGLRAVREEVGDDLVVMSDLCLDEYTDHGHCGVLGEDGRVDNDATLERYAEMAQVQADAGAHAVGPSGMMDGQVGVVRDALDQTGHEDVSILAYTAKYSSAFYGPFREAVGSSLKGDRKTYQQDPANVRESLRELALDLKEGADMVMVKPAGPYLDILAKVADAVDVPVAAYQISGEYAMIEAAAEKGWIDRDAAILESLTGIRRAGAQMILTYWATEVAGRLTAGR from the coding sequence ATGACTGTGTACGGAAACTTCCCCGGTTCCCGCCCCCGGCGGCTGCGGACGACCCCCGTCATGCGGCGCATGGTCGCCGAGACCCGGCTCGACCCCGCGAACCTGATCCTGCCCGCGTTCGTCCGGGAGGGCATCGACGCCCCGGTCGCCATCTCGGCCATGCCGGGCGTGTACCAGCACACCCTGGACACCCTGCGGAAGGCGGCGGCCGAGGCGGTCGCGGCCGGGGTCTCCGGGATCATGCTCTTCGGTGTGCCGCTGGACGAGAAGAAGGACGCCCGGGGCACGGTGGGCACCGATCCGGACGGCATCCTCCAGGCGGGTCTGCGCGCGGTGCGGGAGGAGGTGGGCGACGACCTGGTGGTCATGTCCGACCTGTGTCTGGACGAGTACACCGACCACGGCCACTGCGGGGTGCTCGGCGAGGACGGCCGCGTCGACAACGACGCCACCCTGGAGCGGTACGCGGAGATGGCCCAGGTGCAGGCCGACGCGGGCGCCCACGCGGTGGGCCCGAGCGGCATGATGGACGGCCAGGTCGGGGTGGTCCGGGACGCGCTGGACCAGACCGGGCACGAGGACGTGTCGATCCTCGCGTACACCGCGAAGTACTCCTCCGCCTTCTACGGGCCCTTCCGTGAGGCGGTGGGTTCCTCGCTGAAGGGCGACCGCAAGACGTACCAGCAGGACCCGGCGAACGTCCGGGAGTCGCTGCGCGAGCTGGCGCTCGACCTGAAGGAGGGCGCCGACATGGTCATGGTCAAGCCCGCCGGCCCGTACCTGGACATCCTGGCCAAGGTCGCCGACGCGGTGGACGTGCCGGTGGCGGCGTACCAGATCAGCGGGGAGTACGCGATGATCGAGGCCGCCGCCGAGAAGGGCTGGATCGACCGTGACGCGGCGATCCTGGAGAGCCTGACGGGCATCCGGCGCGCGGGTGCGCAGATGATCCTGACGTACTGGGCCACGGAGGTCGCGGGGCGGCTGACCGCGGGGCGCTGA
- a CDS encoding bifunctional uroporphyrinogen-III C-methyltransferase/uroporphyrinogen-III synthase, whose protein sequence is MSPTGPVVSDFPVLSSGHVTFLGAGPGDPGLLTLRAVEALASADVLVAEPDVLDVVRGHARAGVSTPEMTVVDTSSTAVGVPVLRDAVNLVMEGVKGGRRVVRAVSGDPGMDADAGAEMLACAAAGVPFEVVPGIANAVGVPAYAGVPLRDAQGADVRFVDARTASDRCWSEVGASDATAVVSTSLDSVAAAAGELVSAGRKPDTPLTVTVAGTTTRQRTWSATLGTIGQVLKQAKVLPSPEGHRPVIAVVGERSSAAQRDQLSWFESKPLFGWKVLVPRTREQAASLSDQLRSYGAVPHEVPTIAVEPPRTPQQMERAVKGLVTGRYEWIAFTSVNAVKAVREKFEEYGLDARAFAGIKVAAVGEQTAGALIDFGVKPDLVPSGEQSAAGLLDDWPPYDPVFDPIDRVFLPRADIATETLVAGLIELGWEVDDVTAYRTVRASPPPAETREAIKGGGFDAVMFTSSSTVRNLVGIAGKPHNVTVIACIGPATAKTAEEHGLRVDVLSPEPSVHRLAQALADFGGQRRDAAKEAGDPVTRPSERRPGARRRRTTT, encoded by the coding sequence TTGAGCCCCACCGGCCCCGTCGTATCCGACTTCCCTGTCCTGTCCTCAGGGCACGTCACCTTTCTCGGCGCCGGTCCCGGCGACCCGGGACTGCTGACTCTGCGCGCTGTCGAGGCGCTCGCGAGCGCGGACGTCCTTGTCGCCGAGCCGGACGTTCTCGACGTCGTTCGCGGCCATGCCCGGGCGGGGGTGAGCACGCCTGAGATGACGGTAGTTGACACCTCGTCAACAGCCGTCGGGGTACCCGTTCTCAGGGATGCGGTCAATCTTGTCATGGAGGGCGTGAAGGGTGGCAGGCGGGTCGTCCGTGCCGTGAGCGGCGACCCGGGCATGGACGCCGACGCGGGCGCGGAGATGCTCGCGTGTGCCGCCGCGGGCGTGCCCTTCGAGGTGGTGCCCGGGATCGCGAACGCCGTGGGTGTGCCGGCGTACGCCGGTGTGCCGCTGCGGGACGCCCAGGGCGCCGATGTGCGCTTCGTGGACGCCCGTACCGCCTCGGACCGCTGCTGGTCCGAGGTCGGCGCGAGCGATGCGACGGCCGTGGTGTCCACCTCGCTGGACTCGGTGGCCGCGGCCGCCGGGGAGCTGGTGTCGGCGGGCCGTAAACCGGACACCCCGCTGACGGTGACCGTGGCCGGGACGACGACGCGCCAGCGCACCTGGTCGGCGACGCTCGGCACGATCGGCCAGGTGCTGAAGCAGGCCAAGGTCCTCCCGTCGCCGGAGGGGCACCGGCCGGTGATAGCCGTGGTCGGGGAGCGCAGCTCCGCCGCCCAGCGTGATCAGCTGTCGTGGTTCGAGTCCAAGCCGCTGTTCGGCTGGAAGGTGCTCGTGCCGCGGACGAGGGAGCAGGCGGCGTCGCTCTCCGACCAGTTGCGTTCGTACGGTGCGGTGCCGCACGAGGTCCCGACGATCGCCGTGGAGCCGCCGCGTACGCCCCAGCAGATGGAGCGCGCGGTCAAGGGTCTGGTGACGGGCCGGTACGAGTGGATCGCGTTCACCTCGGTCAACGCGGTCAAGGCGGTGCGGGAGAAGTTCGAGGAGTACGGGCTGGACGCCCGTGCCTTCGCCGGGATCAAGGTCGCGGCCGTCGGTGAGCAGACCGCCGGCGCGCTGATCGACTTCGGTGTGAAGCCGGATCTGGTGCCGTCGGGTGAGCAGTCGGCCGCGGGTCTGCTGGACGACTGGCCGCCGTACGACCCGGTCTTCGACCCGATCGACCGGGTGTTCCTGCCGCGTGCGGACATCGCCACGGAGACGCTGGTGGCCGGGCTGATCGAGCTGGGCTGGGAGGTCGACGACGTGACCGCGTACCGCACGGTCCGCGCCTCGCCGCCGCCGGCCGAGACCCGGGAGGCGATCAAGGGCGGCGGGTTCGACGCGGTGATGTTCACCTCGTCCTCGACCGTGCGCAACCTGGTCGGGATCGCGGGCAAGCCGCACAACGTGACGGTGATCGCGTGTATCGGCCCGGCGACGGCGAAGACCGCGGAGGAGCACGGCCTGCGGGTGGACGTCCTGTCCCCGGAGCCGTCGGTCCACAGGCTGGCCCAGGCGCTGGCGGACTTCGGCGGGCAGCGCAGGGACGCGGCGAAGGAGGCCGGTGACCCGGTGACGCGCCCGAGCGAGCGCCGTCCGGGCGCGAGACGGCGCCGGACGACGACCTGA
- the hemC gene encoding hydroxymethylbilane synthase yields the protein MTDYSPLDGDTTTRPLRLGTRRSKLAMAQSGMVADAVREVTGRAVELVEITTYGDISREHLAQIGGTGVFVAALREALARGEVDFAVHSLKDLPTTQPEGLVLAAVPEREDPRDALVARDGLTFAQLPSGARIGTGSPRRMAQLNAYARAHGLDIETVAIRGNVDTRINFVRNGELDAVVLAAAGLSRLGRTGEVTDFLSTDTILPAPGQGALAIECAEDSTELAAALAVLDDPHTRAAVTAERALLAALEAGCSAPVGALADLRGDGQTVNELRLRGVVGSTDGTSLVQLSITGSAPTSHDDAAVFGRELASEMLAKGAAGLMGERAL from the coding sequence ATGACCGACTACTCACCCCTGGACGGGGACACCACCACCAGGCCGCTCCGGCTCGGCACCCGGCGCAGCAAGCTCGCCATGGCGCAGTCCGGGATGGTCGCGGACGCGGTCCGTGAGGTGACCGGGCGCGCCGTCGAACTCGTCGAGATCACGACGTACGGGGACATCTCCCGGGAGCACCTGGCGCAGATCGGCGGGACCGGTGTGTTCGTCGCCGCCCTGCGCGAGGCGCTGGCGCGCGGCGAGGTGGACTTCGCCGTCCACTCGCTGAAGGACCTGCCGACCACCCAGCCGGAGGGCCTGGTGCTGGCCGCCGTGCCGGAGCGCGAGGACCCCCGTGACGCCCTGGTGGCGCGGGACGGGCTGACCTTCGCGCAGCTGCCGTCCGGTGCCCGCATCGGCACCGGGTCGCCGCGCCGCATGGCACAGCTCAACGCGTATGCCCGCGCGCACGGTCTGGACATCGAGACCGTGGCGATCCGCGGCAACGTCGACACGCGTATCAATTTCGTACGGAACGGAGAGCTGGACGCGGTGGTACTCGCCGCGGCCGGTCTCAGCCGTCTGGGCCGGACCGGTGAGGTGACCGACTTCCTGTCGACCGACACCATCCTGCCCGCTCCCGGTCAGGGAGCACTGGCGATCGAGTGTGCTGAAGACAGCACCGAGCTCGCCGCCGCACTCGCCGTGCTCGACGACCCGCACACCCGGGCCGCCGTGACCGCCGAGCGCGCCCTGCTCGCCGCCCTGGAGGCCGGCTGCTCCGCACCCGTGGGTGCGCTGGCCGACCTCCGGGGCGACGGTCAGACTGTCAACGAACTGCGCCTGCGCGGTGTCGTCGGTTCCACCGACGGCACTTCCCTGGTGCAGCTGTCCATCACCGGTTCCGCCCCCACGTCGCACGACGACGCGGCGGTCTTCGGCCGCGAACTCGCGTCCGAGATGCTCGCCAAGGGTGCGGCCGGTCTTATGGGGGAGCGAGCACTTTGA
- a CDS encoding glutamyl-tRNA reductase, with product MSLLVVGLSHRSAPVSVLERAALEADARTKLLQDTLAAEPATEAAVLATCNRIELYADVDKFHAGVAELSTLLAQHSGVGLDELTPYLYVHYEDRAVHHLFSVACGLDSMVVGEGQILGQIKDALARGQELHTAGRLLNDLFQQALRVGKRAHSETGIDRAGQSLVTFGLEQLADGAEVTAWAARKRALVIGAGSMSSLAAATLARAGVAEIVIANRTPARADRLVEILGQSGRGAARAVPMAAVPDELTRADVVVSCTGATGLVLSAEAVAGALGVDFDVARRAPGASASTAPVEEEARHAAWVENGSATDAAQDRAVRRAPVRPVADAAPARLHLLDLAMPRDIDGAAHRVEGVRLVDIESLAEASADAPMAADVDLVRTIVADEVAAFGAAQRAAHITPTVVALRAMAADVVAGEIARLDGRLPGLDEKQRAEITQTVRRVVDKLLHAPTVRVKQLAGEPGGAGYADALRELFDLDPQTVAAVSRADLNDPNRGRS from the coding sequence ATGAGCCTCCTGGTCGTAGGGCTGAGCCACCGCAGTGCCCCCGTCTCCGTGCTGGAGCGGGCCGCGCTGGAGGCCGACGCCCGGACGAAGCTGCTTCAGGACACCCTCGCCGCGGAACCCGCGACCGAGGCGGCCGTGCTGGCCACCTGCAACCGCATCGAGCTGTACGCCGACGTGGACAAGTTCCACGCGGGCGTCGCCGAACTGTCCACCCTGCTCGCCCAGCACAGCGGCGTCGGCCTGGACGAACTCACGCCGTACCTCTACGTGCACTACGAGGACCGGGCCGTCCACCACCTCTTCTCGGTGGCGTGCGGGCTGGACTCGATGGTCGTCGGCGAGGGCCAGATCCTCGGCCAGATCAAGGACGCGCTCGCACGGGGGCAGGAGCTGCACACGGCGGGACGGCTGCTGAACGACCTGTTCCAGCAGGCCCTGCGGGTCGGCAAGCGTGCCCACAGCGAGACCGGCATCGACCGGGCCGGGCAGTCGCTCGTCACCTTCGGCCTGGAGCAACTCGCGGACGGCGCCGAGGTCACCGCGTGGGCGGCGCGCAAGCGTGCCCTGGTGATCGGCGCCGGCTCGATGTCCTCGCTCGCCGCCGCCACCCTGGCACGCGCCGGTGTCGCGGAGATCGTCATCGCCAACCGGACCCCGGCCCGGGCCGACCGGCTCGTGGAGATCCTCGGCCAGAGCGGCCGCGGCGCCGCCCGCGCCGTGCCGATGGCGGCCGTCCCCGACGAACTGACACGTGCAGACGTCGTCGTCTCCTGCACCGGTGCCACCGGTCTCGTCCTGAGCGCCGAGGCCGTCGCCGGAGCGCTGGGCGTGGACTTCGACGTCGCGCGGAGGGCGCCCGGGGCGTCCGCGTCCACCGCGCCGGTGGAGGAGGAGGCCCGGCACGCCGCCTGGGTGGAGAACGGCTCCGCCACCGACGCCGCGCAGGACCGCGCCGTGCGCCGTGCGCCGGTGCGTCCGGTGGCCGACGCCGCGCCCGCCCGGCTCCATCTGCTGGACCTGGCCATGCCACGGGACATCGACGGTGCCGCGCACCGCGTCGAGGGGGTGCGCCTGGTCGACATCGAGTCGCTCGCCGAGGCGTCCGCCGACGCCCCGATGGCCGCCGACGTGGACCTGGTGCGCACCATCGTCGCCGACGAGGTCGCCGCCTTCGGTGCCGCCCAGCGCGCCGCCCACATCACCCCGACCGTCGTGGCCCTGCGCGCGATGGCCGCCGACGTGGTGGCCGGTGAGATCGCGCGGCTGGACGGACGCCTCCCCGGCCTGGACGAGAAACAGCGCGCCGAGATCACCCAGACGGTGCGCCGTGTCGTCGACAAGCTCCTGCACGCGCCCACCGTGCGGGTCAAGCAGCTCGCGGGCGAGCCCGGCGGCGCCGGGTACGCGGACGCGCTGCGTGAACTCTTCGATCTCGACCCGCAGACGGTGGCCGCCGTCTCCCGGGCCGACCTCAACGACCCGAATAGAGGGCGGTCATGA
- a CDS encoding redox-sensing transcriptional repressor Rex, which yields MATGRTHRPATRSRGIPEATVARLPLYLRALTALSERSVPTVSSEELAAAAGVNSAKLRKDFSYLGSYGTRGVGYDVEYLVYQISRELGLTQDWPVAIVGIGNLGAALANYGGFASRGFRVAALIDADPAMAGTPVAGIPVQHTDDLDRIISDNGVSIGVITTPPGAAQQVCDRLVAAGVTSILNFAPTVLSVPDGVDVRKVDLSIELQILAFHEQRKAGEEAATDPAAPDAGQAPPVRATPTTRKGPDGDMPAVMPA from the coding sequence GTGGCAACTGGCCGAACTCACCGACCGGCGACCCGTAGCCGAGGAATTCCCGAGGCCACCGTCGCCCGGCTTCCGCTGTACCTACGCGCACTCACCGCGCTCTCCGAGCGCTCGGTTCCCACGGTCTCCTCCGAGGAACTCGCGGCGGCGGCGGGGGTCAACTCCGCGAAGCTGCGCAAGGACTTCAGCTACCTGGGCTCCTACGGCACGCGTGGTGTCGGGTACGACGTCGAGTATCTCGTCTACCAGATCTCCCGTGAACTCGGGCTCACCCAGGACTGGCCGGTCGCCATCGTCGGCATCGGCAACCTCGGTGCGGCGCTCGCCAATTACGGGGGTTTCGCCTCCCGTGGCTTCCGGGTCGCCGCGCTGATCGACGCGGACCCCGCCATGGCGGGTACGCCCGTCGCCGGGATCCCCGTCCAGCACACCGACGACCTCGACCGCATCATCAGTGACAACGGTGTGTCGATCGGTGTCATCACCACCCCGCCCGGCGCGGCCCAGCAGGTCTGCGACCGGCTCGTGGCCGCGGGCGTGACCTCCATCCTCAACTTCGCGCCGACGGTGCTCTCCGTGCCCGACGGCGTCGACGTGCGCAAGGTCGACCTGTCGATCGAGCTCCAGATCCTGGCCTTCCACGAGCAGCGCAAGGCCGGTGAGGAAGCGGCCACCGACCCCGCCGCACCCGACGCCGGACAGGCGCCGCCCGTGCGCGCGACCCCCACGACCCGGAAGGGACCCGACGGGGACATGCCCGCCGTGATGCCGGCATGA
- a CDS encoding glutaredoxin family protein has translation MSPLLRRTKKKKPEDRVVTLVGKPGCHLCDDARLVVREVCEETGASWVEKDITRDEALYEEYWEQVPVVLIDGEQHTFWRVDAVRLRTALRS, from the coding sequence ATGAGTCCCCTGTTGCGCCGTACGAAGAAGAAGAAACCCGAGGACCGGGTGGTCACCCTCGTGGGCAAGCCCGGCTGCCATCTCTGCGACGACGCGCGGCTGGTGGTGCGCGAGGTGTGCGAGGAGACCGGTGCGTCCTGGGTGGAGAAGGACATCACCCGGGACGAGGCGCTGTACGAGGAGTACTGGGAGCAGGTGCCGGTGGTCCTGATCGACGGCGAGCAGCACACGTTCTGGCGGGTCGACGCGGTGAGACTGCGCACAGCGCTGCGTTCCTAG
- a CDS encoding HAD family hydrolase yields MAALGWLTPRRRSATARSVLAGEAAAEAARKSTLPDEPTEPPVTAGETAEPAFPVAGDDRAAAFFDLDNTVMQGAAIFHFGRGLYKRKFFQRRELTRFAWQQAWFRLAGVEDPEHMQDARDSALSIVKGHRVSELMSIGEEIYDEYMADRIWPGTRALAQAHLDAGQRVWLVTAAPVETATIIARRLGLTGALGTVAESVDGVYTGRLVGEPLHGPAKAEAVRALAAAEDLDLDRCAAYSDSHNDIPMLSLVGHPYAINPDAKLRKHARALEWRLRDYRTGRKAAKVGIPAAAGVGALAGGTAAAVALHRRRR; encoded by the coding sequence ATGGCCGCACTTGGATGGCTCACACCCCGCAGGCGCTCGGCGACGGCACGAAGCGTGCTGGCAGGCGAGGCCGCAGCCGAGGCAGCACGGAAGTCGACCCTTCCCGACGAGCCCACGGAACCGCCGGTCACGGCCGGGGAAACGGCCGAACCGGCCTTCCCGGTGGCCGGTGACGACCGGGCCGCCGCCTTCTTCGACCTCGACAACACCGTGATGCAGGGCGCCGCGATCTTCCACTTCGGACGGGGCCTGTACAAGCGGAAGTTCTTCCAGCGCCGCGAACTGACCAGGTTCGCCTGGCAGCAGGCGTGGTTCCGGCTGGCCGGCGTCGAGGACCCCGAACACATGCAGGACGCCCGCGACAGCGCGCTGTCCATCGTCAAGGGCCACCGCGTGTCCGAGCTGATGTCCATCGGCGAGGAGATCTACGACGAGTACATGGCCGACCGCATCTGGCCCGGGACGCGCGCCCTCGCCCAGGCCCACCTCGACGCGGGCCAGCGGGTCTGGCTGGTCACCGCCGCCCCGGTGGAGACCGCCACGATCATCGCCCGCCGCCTCGGGCTGACCGGGGCGCTGGGCACGGTCGCCGAATCCGTCGACGGCGTCTACACCGGCCGCCTGGTGGGCGAACCCCTGCACGGCCCCGCCAAGGCCGAGGCGGTACGCGCCCTGGCCGCGGCGGAGGACCTGGACCTGGACCGCTGCGCCGCCTACAGCGACTCGCACAACGACATCCCCATGCTGTCGCTCGTCGGCCACCCGTACGCGATCAACCCGGACGCCAAGCTGCGCAAGCACGCCCGGGCCCTGGAGTGGCGGCTGCGGGACTACCGCACCGGCCGCAAGGCGGCCAAGGTCGGCATCCCGGCCGCGGCGGGCGTGGGCGCCCTGGCCGGCGGCACCGCCGCCGCCGTGGCGCTCCACCGCCGCCGCCGCTGA
- a CDS encoding ECF subfamily RNA polymerase sigma factor, BldN family: MYPHVGVDASGLATLRATVLDHLRGFVPTAYAVPAFAVPAFATPAPADPCYALAERSAAVGRRGSRGATTTSTVRRPAADSDSARMMDLVERAQAGEAEAFGRLYDQYSDTVYRYIYYRVGGKATAEDLTSETFLRALRRISTFTWQGRDFGAWLVTIARNLVADHFKSSRFRLEVTTGEMLDANEVARSPEDSVLESLSNAALLQAVRRLNPQQQECVTLRFLQGLSVAETARVMGKNEGAIKTLQYRAVRTLARLLPDDAR; the protein is encoded by the coding sequence GTGTACCCACACGTCGGGGTTGACGCCTCGGGCCTGGCTACGCTGCGCGCAACGGTCCTCGACCACCTGCGCGGCTTCGTCCCCACCGCGTACGCCGTCCCCGCATTCGCCGTCCCCGCATTCGCCACCCCCGCACCCGCCGACCCCTGCTACGCGCTGGCCGAACGCAGCGCGGCGGTCGGAAGACGCGGCAGCCGCGGCGCCACGACCACGTCCACCGTCCGCCGCCCGGCAGCCGACAGCGACAGCGCGCGCATGATGGATCTGGTCGAGCGCGCCCAGGCCGGTGAGGCCGAGGCCTTCGGCCGCCTGTACGACCAGTACAGCGACACCGTGTACCGGTACATCTACTACCGCGTCGGCGGGAAGGCGACGGCGGAGGACCTCACCAGCGAGACGTTCCTCCGCGCGCTCCGGCGTATCTCCACCTTCACCTGGCAGGGCCGGGACTTCGGCGCCTGGCTGGTCACCATCGCCCGCAACCTGGTCGCCGACCACTTCAAGTCCAGCCGCTTCCGGCTGGAAGTGACCACCGGCGAAATGCTCGACGCCAACGAGGTCGCGCGGAGCCCCGAGGACTCCGTCCTGGAGTCCCTCTCCAACGCCGCACTGCTGCAAGCCGTACGCCGGCTCAACCCGCAACAACAGGAGTGCGTCACCCTGAGATTCCTGCAAGGGCTCTCCGTGGCCGAGACCGCCCGGGTCATGGGCAAGAACGAGGGTGCGATCAAGACCTTGCAGTACCGGGCCGTCCGCACACTCGCCCGGCTCCTGCCGGACGACGCGCGCTGA
- a CDS encoding DUF5667 domain-containing protein — MIANVSAHRRANAFAQALEEQQPQGAAAAQPDEPAEQADTGPLLALANGLGELPKPELDPEVKVVQRAQLVAAMETMFAQGGAATGPTVPEQRGKGAHRASPLRKLRPRSRWAKGLTAGGITVGVAAGAFGGVAAASSDALPGDSLYGLKRGMEDIHLGMADGDADRGEVYLDKASTRLNEARRLMERARSGDLDHESLGEIRRTLDGMSHDATEGHRLLRSAYRRDGSIGPIQTLDTFSRSHRESWGNLRDRLPLQLSDVGEKVSSVFDAMDEEVAPLQSLLPRPPGGDENREPSESAGRDTGTSGTDRRAPSSSASPDSGPERSAAPEPSGTGSSSPEEGLLGGGTDGLLDDLPTDALPTAPGGGPGGAPPAPDITLPPLLPGLLPGLGIDGENLKR, encoded by the coding sequence GTGATCGCAAACGTTTCGGCACACCGGCGGGCGAACGCCTTCGCCCAGGCCCTGGAAGAACAGCAACCTCAGGGTGCGGCGGCCGCGCAGCCCGATGAACCGGCCGAACAGGCCGACACCGGACCGCTGTTGGCCCTGGCGAACGGCCTCGGCGAACTACCGAAGCCGGAATTGGATCCCGAGGTCAAAGTGGTGCAGCGAGCCCAGCTCGTCGCGGCCATGGAGACCATGTTCGCCCAGGGCGGTGCGGCCACGGGCCCCACGGTGCCCGAGCAACGGGGCAAAGGGGCTCACCGGGCCTCCCCGCTCCGGAAACTGCGCCCACGCTCCCGCTGGGCGAAGGGCCTCACCGCGGGCGGAATCACGGTCGGTGTGGCCGCGGGAGCGTTCGGCGGAGTGGCCGCCGCCAGTTCCGACGCCCTGCCCGGTGATTCCCTCTACGGGCTCAAGCGGGGCATGGAAGACATCCACCTGGGCATGGCCGACGGCGACGCCGACCGTGGCGAGGTCTATCTGGACAAGGCGTCGACCCGGCTGAACGAGGCCCGTCGCCTGATGGAGCGCGCCCGGTCCGGAGATCTGGACCACGAGTCGCTCGGCGAGATCAGGCGCACACTCGACGGCATGTCGCACGACGCCACCGAGGGCCACCGCCTGCTCCGCTCCGCGTACCGGCGCGACGGGTCCATCGGCCCGATCCAGACCCTGGACACCTTCTCCCGCTCGCACCGCGAGAGCTGGGGAAACCTCCGCGACCGGCTGCCCCTCCAGCTCTCCGACGTCGGAGAAAAGGTCAGTTCGGTCTTCGACGCGATGGACGAGGAAGTCGCCCCGCTCCAGTCCCTGCTGCCCCGCCCCCCGGGCGGCGACGAGAACAGGGAACCGTCCGAATCCGCCGGCCGGGACACCGGCACCTCCGGCACCGACCGGCGGGCACCCTCCTCCTCCGCCTCCCCGGACTCGGGCCCTGAGCGCAGCGCCGCACCGGAACCCTCCGGAACGGGCTCCAGCAGTCCGGAGGAGGGACTGCTCGGCGGCGGTACGGACGGCCTGCTGGACGACCTCCCGACGGACGCCCTCCCGACGGCCCCGGGCGGCGGCCCCGGTGGAGCGCCCCCCGCACCGGACATCACCCTGCCGCCCCTCCTCCCGGGCCTGTTGCCCGGCCTGGGTATCGACGGCGAGAACCTCAAGCGCTGA